The DNA region GTATGAAAGGATGAGATCTGCTAGTTCTAATATCTTGAAGGACActgtgaccagaaacaatcaattcagttcactaactacaggtaatacttcatttgtttaataaatcagttagttttaaatgcaaaacgtGTTTTGATTAAACTTAATTTTTTCCTCTCATATCCTGCCCATTTaatgtagttttatttaactaataatttttaaaacgtTGTTGAgcttttttaattttgtatttccaCCCAAGTGGAAGAGCTTGACAcaccacaattaaaaaattaatcatctagtaaataagaaatgagtCATTCACCATCTTCTAACagaattgcttaaataaatgtgaagAGATACAGTATATCTTCCTGGTTGGCAAAAAGAAGCACCTAATTTAGGCTAAAGggtatatttagttgcaaatcaatttgTTACCAACCGATGAGAATccacctttctttaggaaaataacaagAAAATAcagatgcaaaacaagattaaaatggATTATTATAATCAAGGGTACTGCTTGCTGAtctaaatcatgattaaaattggtgatttttaaattgttttggtttAAATCGATCTACCCTACCGAGCCATGTGCTGGTACGGGAGTTTGAGGTTGGGGCAGTGGAGACAACTGAGAAGGGAtgtaatagaggtctataaaatcgtgaatggggaagtgttgtttaccccttcacataacacaagaaccaggggcaaCCAATGAAATTAACTAGGCAGCAGATGTAAAGTTaagataaggaagtatttcttcacacaacacatagttaacctgtggaactcattaccaggggatgttgtgaaggccaaaagaataacttggttcaaaaaggaactagatgagttcatggaggatgggtccctCAATCCCGAGATGGTCATGGACACAACTCCATGatctgggtgtccttaaacctccaactgccagaagctgggactggatgactggaTGGCTCACTCGATAATTGCTCTGTCCTGTTagttccctctgaggcacctggcactggccactgttggaagagaggctactgggctagatggaccattgatctgacccaatgtGGCCATTTTTATGACTAGTCCAAGGCATCCTCTGGCACCATGTGTGGTGGGAAGGTGAGGGAGTGGAGAGCCCCATGCCCCTAACTGTGCTCATCAGAAGATGTCCCCCAAGGCCATAAACAGGACTGAAACAATATACAGGCCTTTGAGGGGGTGCCCTGCATTGGCTGTGAAACATAACCCAGGAGTCCCCTGGCCTAGGCATAACTCTGTTGGAAAAGTCTGGGCTGGTGGCTGTGTTATGGAGAGGAATGCCCTGCGGTGAAGGCCCTGGACTGGGATCCAGGAACTCATGGTTCTGTTCTCGGgtctgctacagacttcttgAGCTTTACCTccctgtgcctcggttccccGTTGGTGAAGAGGGGATAACACCGGCCTGTTTAGTTTGTGAGCTCCCAGGAACAGAGATTCTCTCACATCTATCACCCTAAGGCCCCGGTTTGAGCTGGGACGTGTAGGTGTCCCTGTAGGGTGAATAATAGCCATAATAATGACTGGGTTTGTAGCTCTGTAGGGGAAACCAATGCTAAAGCGCTCAGGCTTGGGGAAGCTTCCCGTTCCTTCCGCTCCTCCATTTCCTCCAGGGACGGCATCTGTACTGGAATGGAGAACCTGGAACTTGCTCACCAAGAAGCAGGAAACTTGCAGCTTCCTGACCCAGTGCAAGCCTGTGCCCCATGTGCTATGGCAGCATTTTGCCCTTTGATTCCCTTTCCGTAGCGTGGGGCTGATCCTTGATGTCGGGTGATCCTTTGATTTTTAACTCTTTGTGTTGGGCTTATGCCATTTAACCGGCCTCTCTTTCTCCGGAGTCTGTAGGGGGCTGGACAATAAGCCAGGGCTTGGTGTGTGACTGCTGGATCTGTTTGTGTTGAGAAGGGCTGGCAGGGGTAGAGGTGGAAATTGCCGTATTGCAAAATGGTGCATGCGTTTGTTGGAAATGCAGCTGAGGTGACTGGGGATGGCGAGGGGATCTGTTTTGGGgcatggcaggggaggggaaggcagccCACTGATCGGAAACTTCTCTCCATGGGGCCTCTCATGCATGTTGTGATTGGGAAGCGTGCCAGGCTGATAACCCAAAAGCCGCCTGTCATCCATGCTGCGCGGGCAGTGGCCATGTGGCCTTCCTTTGCCCCTCTACTGCTCCCAGCTTTGccagtctctctcccccttgatCTGGAGGGACTGTTACATCTAGGGCTGGAGGCTAGCCTGCTCTATCTGCGCCCCAGCCATTGAAGGTGCCAGTTAGTCCCCCCTTGTCCCACTGGGGGCTCTCTGGTTTGCCCACTCCCCTGCTGTGTATCTCCCCTGGGCAATTCGTCTGGTGCAGCAGGCGGGGAGGGGTGGCACACAAGAGCGGGCAGCCGTGGCATGTAGGAAGAGGACTGAACAGACTCTCACAGTCAGGGTGTGAGTCATCCaggtggggcagaaggggggaaATCTTGCCCTGCCGGTGATGTCTGTTCTGCAGGTGAAGGCCGGACATTGCCAGGGCTGGTGAGGGGGCACCTTTCCCGGGTTCAGAATTCACATGTGCAGCTACAAGTAAAtccagagaggggcaggggctTCAGGTCGGGAACAAGCAGAAGGTGCTCAGCTCCTGCAAGCAAAATCTCTTGGCTTGCTACCCACCAGCGACATATGTACATGGGGCCGGATCCTGCAGCGCATGCTCGGGGGAACATCTCTCCTGCCATTCATACGCAGGGagcattgcaggatcaggcccttttacAATCTCCCTCCTCACCTGAGCCTCTCCTAGGACCGGAATTAACCCAGGTCGGGATGCGTTTAACCTGCCTGGCAGTGCAATCTGCTGGGAGAACCGAGGGGTCACTGGCCTGGGCTAGACCCAGCCGTGTTGAGTAACGCACAGCGATTTTAAATGACTCAAAAGCTgtcttgtttccccccctcccttctctACCCCCCCAGCACCAACAGCAGGTCCTGGGAGCCATTGAACGAGCCAAGCAAGTGACCGCACCAGAGCTGAATTCCATCATCCGTGTACGTGATGCGCGGTTAGGAgcggctgtggggaggggggagagcatgAACGCCAGGCTCAGATCCCTTTGGCTAAACCCGGGGCAGGAACCAAGTGACGCCAGCCTGAATTCTTTAAATCAGACAGGCCCTGGCATGCCACAGGGTGGGGCCACAGTGGAGAGGGTTGTAGCTCTTCTGCAGGGGAACTGGTGGGGCTCTGAGCCCTGTCCCCTTGgcctttgcccccctccccacccaaaccGACGCAGGCTGTTGGCACATTGTTGTTGCCAGCAGCTGCCTCTGATGCCCCCCAAGCACCACTCACCATATCCTACACTGATCCATGCACACATGTGCCCTCTGCAGAGCATTTGACCTTGCTTAAGCCGGCTGGTTGCAGCTctgccctggccaggctgggttgTAGAAGTTGCATCaggctggcctggcccagcaaGAGCATGTGATAAGAGCCCGACTGGGCTGCCTCGGGCCAGGCCGTGTTCTGCGCTCACTCAGCCATCAGCAGCCGAGCTGCGTTCGAGTACCAGTGATGTGAGCGTCTAGACAGGGCTGCGGGGGTCCGTCTGGCTCGGCTCCATCCGTGCAGCGCAGGAACAGGGCTAGAGCCTGGTCGCAGCCCAGTGACCTTCCTCCCGCACAGGGTCAAAGCATAAGGCAGGGCTCGCACAGCAGATTTGGCTCCAAGCACCCCCAGGGCCCGGAACATGGCTGAGCCTAAAGCTGTAGCCTGGtctggacacagctcagtcatgAGTGTAACtcgtggaggaggggagggttaCAGGTcctcctctgtgcctgatccGCAGAGGGGGGCGAGTCTGTTACAGGGCCCTACAGAGCCCAGACTCTTCAGCTCAAGCTTGAGCGGCCTACGCTTTTAGTGCTGGAGGTCGCTGGTTCAGTCCCAgctgttggccaagatggcatTTTGAGATGAAGCCTTTTGCAGCTGGGGTACCCAGAGGCAGCAGCTTCCCCAGCGGAGCGGGGCCCTTAGCGGGAGTGGGGCTGCCCGCTTCCCAAACGACACATGACCCTCTCCCgttgtctgtctgtccatcatTCTCTACAGCAGCAGCTTCAGGCTCACCAGCTCTCGCAGCTCCAGGCTCTGGCTCTCCCCCTGACTCCGCTGCCCGTGGgcctccagcccccttccctcccggCTGTCAGTGCCGGCACTGGGCTCCTCTCGCTCTCCGCCCTGGGCTCCCAAGCTCACCTCTCCAAGGAGGACAAGAACGGTCACGACGGGGACACCCACCAAGATGACGATGGGGAGAAGTCGGATTAaagtgaggggttgggggggaggggttcagtAAAAGATGCAGTATCACTCTGGTCAACGCTCCACAGAACTGCAGTAGTCTGTACGGTGGCAGCCCACCAGGCACGCAACCCATGcggtgccccccctcccccatgcccggGATGGGGGGGGAGCGGGAATCCGAGCCTCCATCTCCCTTGAGAACGGAGTAGAAATGAGGCAGCAACAAACACCACGGCTACGAACGCGGGGCTGTTAAATTCCACTCTCCGCCAGCCCCCACAGATCCCTTGCTGGCCTGGGCTCGGGCCGAGCACTGCTGTCCCCAGCTCTTGGCCCGCAGTAGGTTGATCTGACCCCGTGCTGGGCAGATGGGCCCAGCTGTGTCTGGACTCTGGGTACTGCATGCAAGCCCAGTGGTACCGTTCTGCCTCTTTTctcccccctgccgcccccctctcctcccccccggtGCGTATTTAAAGATACAGCCCCGTTCTCCATCCCagtcctccctgcccctccacgcCCCCACCTCTGTAGGTTTCGATTGCGTCTCGCTGGTTCTGGACCGGTTCTCTCTCGGCACCCCACCTACACCAGTGCCCGCTTTGCACCTTGCTGCCCTGCATGTATCCCTGTTTAACCCGTCCTGGGAGCACAGTACTAGTCCAGCGCCCCCAGGCGCCAGGTGTTTCTCTTCGCGCTGCTTCTCCTCTTGTGGCTGGAGCCCCCCCGCCCGCTGGCCCTCCTCAGCCTTGGACCTGGCTGTCTGTgatggtgggaggaagggaggggagaaatcaGACCAGATtagaacctcccccccccccacttccctgcccccccaccgtTTGAAAAAGGATACTGCAGCTTTCTCCGTTTCTATTTCAGTGCGCTAGCgtgtctttcttttaaaaaaaaaaaaaaaaacacaaaatggagtttaaaaaaaaaaaaaagaatctcgTGTTTGTATATAGTCCTTTAGAGAGAaatcttgttttgctttttgtgtttAATCACTCGACCTATACTAAGAGGAACTGACGATGCTGTATTGAGGATGTTACTAGCTGTGCCTTTcaaataaagaaataagaagGTTGGTTAACCCCGCGagtcagctgctgctctctgggccTTTGGTAAAgagaaggggagagggtgggttCTGTTCTACCCCCTGGGGCAGAAGCACAGGACCTGGGTTCTTTGCCTGACTGGTTGTGTGGCCTTGAACggccctgctccgtgcctcagtatccccatctgtaaaaggggggtgGGTCTTCCTATTATGGCTGAGTCAACTGAGATCACTGCCCTGCTgggtctgtacagcacccagcacctaGTGAGTGGCAGggcctgtcccagagagcttaGACTTACATAGACCAGAgagggaggatgggagggggaaacaaggcacagagagaggaggtGACTCACCCcgcaggtcagcagcagagctggcaaTAAAACCCGGACTCCTGCTCAGTGCTGTATTCACTGGACGGTGCTGCCTTTGCCGGGTGCTCTGAGCAGTGGGCGAAGAACACgcccaaggccctgatcctgcgcACACTGCATCAGGCGGTGAGCGCTCGGTGTACATGAGTGTACGGCTCCAGAGGCCGTAGGAGTCAGGTGCGCTTTGAGCATGAGGAAGGGTTTCCCCAGAGCCCACCTGCTCCATTACCGTGTCCTCAACAGGGGCTTCTGCTGGGAGTCTCCGAGGTTGGGGAAGCCCTGCCTCAATTCTGCACCTGGCCACGTGTGCTCtgcctgacccctccccccctcccaaaatcAGGGCTACAGCTGAAGTTGGCCTTCCAGTGGCAGTGAGATTTCCTTGTCTCTCTCTGAGTCTCTATGCCGTTGCGGTTTTCAGAGGGGGTAGGGAGCCTGAATCCCACTGATTTTGGGGGGTTTAACTCCTGTGACAATCTTCCCTGCCTGTGCACATGAAACCGAGTGAAGGGTTGATGGCGGTGCCTAGACTAAAAGGCCGTGCAAGGATTTGCTGTCCAGGCCCCAGCACCTTTCATGTGCTGGCAAGCTTGGTTCAGCCCGGAGCTGCGCTGGGTGTTCTCTGCTCTCCCTGCTTCAGGAAAacctcccttccctgctctgcgCTCCCACTCACCAGGGTGCAGTAGCTGCCTTCTGGCTTCATACAGCCGTCAGCCCACGGGCCTTTCGCTGGCACCGTGCAGAGCTCTGCAATTGCACCACGTTGTCAGCGTTAACCCTGCGCCCCGAGCTGCTGTTCCACTTTGGGAGAGGCTGCTGCTACTGTTGATGCTTTGGGTGGAACAAAACGACCCTGACATAGGAATAGGCCGGTGGCTTCCTGCTGGCGCAAGCTGAAGAGAAGTTaaagggggaggagcaggtgACTTTCTGGGGAAACGCAGCTGATGCCAGGGTTGGCCAAGAGCAAGTTCTGTGGTGGGTTTTCTTGGCGGCTGGATGTTACAGCGCAGGGCCACTAGACGTGGCTGGTGTAAATGATCTGTGCTGGCCTGCCGCTGTTTGTAATATGACCTCTACAGATTACGCACGACTAGTCCCTTCCGTGAAATGCTGCAGGCGTGATctctcccccccgacccccaagaggtgctgagcatcagcTGCTCTCCTGTTGCTCGTCACCTCTGGACAATCCAGGCCCcttgctgccctggggctgggatcACACTGATGGACTTGGCTGCTAGCTCTTAAGCGTAGCTGTCCTCTGGCTTCGATAACCTCATTCTGCTCTTGGGATCTCTTAGACCAGCTGGAGTGGGGAGAGTGCTGCTGTCCGGCGGCACAGTCCTGCTCCCGTTCAAGTCAAGAGGGGAAGCTGCCAGGCcttgcagcagtgcaagctcaGGGCCCAGGTAAAGCTGGGGGCTGGCTGAGTCGGGGAGCGCGAGCCACCGGGCCTGCAAACTGATCGCATTTAACGAAGATCGTCCCCTTTTAAGAAGATAGGATTTGCCTTGCCAGAGGTTCATCGAGTGCATTATCCTGCCTTGGGCTGCTTCAGAGAATGGTGTGTGCAAGTGATGGAGGGGCGGAGACCATAATTCACTTGGTAAGTTGTGCAAGAGGCTGCACAATAAGCCTGGGTCCCTGCCCTCCCCTTGGATTTTGTTAGGGTTGGCCTGAAAACACAAGGTAGGTTTATAAGAGATCAGTTTGTGTGACTGCTGCTCTAAAGGATGTTGAGCGCTTAAAAATCCCACTACTGCCAGAAACAGTTTTTTCAGTAACCTCAAGCTTCTCTGTCAGCgatttgggagggaggggagcttcGTTTTTTCATTTACAGGTACCTTGTGCATTCAACAGCAGTTTGCATCTAGAGCATTTCATCATTTCCCATGGGGTGTGTGACCGTCATGCATAGGTGTTGGGTGCTTTCACATGccaacaggggagagaaaaaaggttttaaaatctAGGGAAGTGGGTTTGTCAAATTGCTGTAACTGGTGGCTGTCGAACCTGAGGCTGCTCTTGTCAGTTTCAGAAATGGGGTTTAGATGTCAGGTCCTCGATGTCCCTTTAATGACTGCCTTGCAGGGCCTTATACTCCCTCTGtgggcagagctccctgcaccatGGGGGCAGCGTATGGCCCTGTATAATACTCACTTGGTCCAGGGTCAGTCAACTGCATGCTGCTATTTTTTGTGGgctccttttatttttagttctttggagcttttttgttttgttttatgtctcTAGAAAGAGCAGAAGGGGGATCACAGAACAGCTCAGGGTCCCTAGGAACTCCTGGgttttaatcccagctctgacacagtCTCTCTTTGTGGCCTTGGTTGGGCCACTTACCTGGTCAGCATATATAAAAAGGGGATAATATTTGCTTCTCTGGCTGGAGGATTAATTAATTAGGtttttgtaaactttttgggAGATGAGGCGTGCTATATAGGTGTTGTAATGAATGGTGAGTGTGTACAATCAGAGAATCGGAACCGCTCCACTGTGTGTCCTAGGACCTATactgctaatggagattctcctttagctcaaatgaCTGGGGCATCTGAGTTCTGTTCCATCTGGCTGTGGTGTATGGCACAGGGACATCCGTCCTCAGTAGCCAGGTGTCTGTTATAGCATTAATACCGGGGAATAAAAAGGGAGGTAGGTACCATTCCCAGACACTAGTGGGTATAGCCCTGAAACTGAACTGCAGAAACAGAAAGGATTCCTGCTCTCTGGGGAATCTAATCTCTAATCCAGCAAATCCAGCAAAAATCAACAATTTCACCAATACAACAAAGCATTTTTGAGCTGGAactgccagctgctgcagcactGGCTGGATCAGCCCTGGTGCAAGGAGGTCTTCAGTGACCCGCTGGGGGCCTGTTTGCTGCCCATGTGCGTTagataggagccaccagctgggcaCAGCTTTGGGACTGATGTGAAATGAGTTTTGAGGGGTCTCAGTCTGGCTCCCAGGGGACAGTCAAAGCATGTCCCAAAAAAATCCCCATGCAGAGTGTGCCTGCTTAGTCCTGTGGTCAGCAGCCTGAGTCAAAAAGCCAGGGGCTCTGTGGGCCATGGAGGCAAACCTGGGTCAGGTTCTGTTAAGCTGCGGCTCCAGCTGTATCTAGTCCGACAGCTGCTCCGTGGTCTTTGCTACATCCAGGAATCGAGGTTTATAATGCGAGAGGCCAACTCGGCGGCTTCAGTTACAGCCACGCTTGCTAAAGCAGTTCCTCTAGAAATAGCTGTGGGGACCTAGCTGGCTTTGGGGCTGGCTCGCGCCAGGCAGAGTCTTTCGCCGCTAGGTCGCGGATTCAAATCTAGCCTGCGGGCAGGCGTGACCGGATGTCGTCACCTTCCAACGGCTGATGGCGAAGTCAGCTTGGCGTGTTTGCGACCCGGGTCCTTAGAGTGGGGGGTGGACAGGTGGCTCCACTATAAAACTCACTGGCATGGGAATGAATTTGCAGCCTCAGCAGGTCACTCAAGGGTTGAATGAACAACAAGACAGTGTTTACTGTGAGCTGCGGGATCCTGACAGCTATGGGGGAAGGCATGTGGTGATATGCTGTATATAGAGCGTCGGTCTCCAGGGGCCCCGGGCCCTAACCCGCCTTAAAATGTAAACAGAGAGCCATCTCTCTCTCAAATCGCCTGGATCTTTGGGCAGATGCTGAGCTCGTcttgcatttttcttcttttctgagcATGATTTCTATAGGAGCTTATTGATTTCATGCCTCGGGCTTTCCCACCAGGGCATATGACTTCCCCGGCTGGTGTGCTAGCAAAGCGCCGTGGGTCTCTCTGGTGTTTCTCTC from Eretmochelys imbricata isolate rEreImb1 chromosome 25, rEreImb1.hap1, whole genome shotgun sequence includes:
- the TLE5 gene encoding TLE family member 5 isoform X2 encodes the protein MMFPQSRHSGSSHLPQQLKFTTSDSCDRIKDEFQLLQAQYHSLKLECDKLASEKSEMQRHYVMYYEMSYGLNIEMHKQAEIVKRLNGICAQVLPYLSQEHQQQVLGAIERAKQVTAPELNSIIRQLQAHQLSQLQALALPLTPLPVGLQPPSLPAVSAGTGLLSLSALGSQAHLSKEDKNGHDGDTHQDDDGEKSD
- the TLE5 gene encoding TLE family member 5 isoform X1, translating into MMFPQSRHSGSSHLPQQLKFTTSDSCDRIKDEFQLLQAQYHSLKLECDKLASEKSEMQRHYVMYYEMSYGLNIEMHKQAEIVKRLNGICAQVLPYLSQEHQQQVLGAIERAKQVTAPELNSIIRQQLQAHQLSQLQALALPLTPLPVGLQPPSLPAVSAGTGLLSLSALGSQAHLSKEDKNGHDGDTHQDDDGEKSD